In Chryseobacterium shigense, the following proteins share a genomic window:
- a CDS encoding VOC family protein, protein MKANQIYVNLPVKNVQKTKEFWTKLGFSINEQFSDDKATCVVMKEDSIYVMFLTEEYFQTFSERPVPKGDTTQVLVAIGLNSREEVDQVVNTALANGASQHEDPQDYGWMYQNSFWDIDGHGWNITFADISQMPAEF, encoded by the coding sequence ATGAAAGCCAATCAAATTTACGTCAACCTTCCGGTAAAGAATGTACAGAAAACAAAAGAATTCTGGACCAAACTGGGATTTTCAATCAATGAACAGTTTTCAGATGATAAAGCAACCTGCGTAGTGATGAAAGAAGACAGCATCTACGTGATGTTTCTTACAGAAGAATATTTCCAGACCTTTTCCGAAAGACCGGTTCCGAAAGGAGATACCACACAGGTTCTTGTTGCCATTGGTCTGAACAGCCGCGAAGAAGTGGATCAGGTAGTAAATACCGCTCTTGCAAACGGAGCTTCGCAACATGAAGATCCTCAGGACTACGGATGGATGTACCAGAATTCTTTCTGGGATATAGACGGGCACGGCTGGAATATTACATTTGCGGATATTTCCCAGATGCCTGCGGAATTCTAA
- a CDS encoding Crp/Fnr family transcriptional regulator — protein sequence MNSKALEICYDFPFFLDEELDEIFQAHEKVSFQKGDIILEEGKTANEYYILEKGLARSYVNDFSGNEVTTHFFADNEIIIEVLSLFQRIPSQENIVCITDCECWRFDFETFQELFHKIPNLREWGRAWMSKELFAYKQRSVEMFTLSATKRYLNLLEQKSQVVQFAPLKQIASYLGVTDTSLSRIRKEIVSHPKKN from the coding sequence ATGAACAGTAAAGCCTTGGAAATCTGTTATGATTTCCCTTTTTTCCTCGATGAAGAGCTTGATGAAATATTTCAGGCTCACGAAAAAGTATCCTTTCAGAAAGGAGATATTATTCTTGAAGAAGGAAAAACAGCTAATGAATACTATATTCTGGAGAAAGGCCTGGCTCGTTCATATGTTAATGATTTTAGCGGAAATGAAGTAACTACCCATTTCTTTGCAGATAACGAGATCATTATTGAAGTTTTGTCACTTTTTCAGAGAATTCCGTCCCAGGAAAATATTGTCTGCATTACGGACTGTGAATGCTGGAGATTTGATTTTGAAACATTTCAGGAACTGTTCCACAAAATACCCAATCTCAGAGAATGGGGAAGAGCCTGGATGTCAAAAGAGCTTTTTGCCTACAAACAGCGTTCCGTAGAAATGTTTACCCTTTCCGCTACTAAGCGTTACCTTAACCTTTTGGAGCAGAAATCACAGGTTGTGCAATTTGCCCCTCTCAAACAGATTGCTTCCTATCTTGGGGTTACAGATACTTCTTTGAGCCGTATCCGTAAAGAAATTGTTTCTCATCCGAAGAAAAATTAA